The Schistocerca serialis cubense isolate TAMUIC-IGC-003099 chromosome 10, iqSchSeri2.2, whole genome shotgun sequence genome includes a region encoding these proteins:
- the LOC126424631 gene encoding serine, glycine, tyrosine and glutamine-rich protein-like has translation MGNNLTNMKLLVSVLLVAAVVVVLVDAGGKGSGKGGGGGKGQSGGGGSSGGGSSGGGGGGGGGGGGSSSGSGGGGKSGGGGSGSGGGGSSGGGGSGSGGGGGKGKGKRSVLLEPLPHAVIHGPVPAYPHLYVPVLPYGYVKHHGPVLHG, from the exons GTGTCGGTCctgctggtggctgctgtggttgtGGTGTTGGTGGACGCAGGAG GTAAAGGCAGTGGGAAAGGAGGTGGCGGAGGTAAAGGCCAGTCAGGTGGCGGTGGCAGCAGTGGTGGTGGCagcagtggtggcggtggtggtggtggtggcggtggtggtggcagcagcagcgggAGTGGTGGAGGTGGCAAGAGTGGCGGAGGTGGCAGTGGAAGTGGTGGGGGTGGCAGCAGTGGTGGGGGTGGCAGTGGAAGTGGCGGGGGTGGTGGCAAGGGGAAAGGGAAACGCAGTGTGCTGCTGGAGCCCCTGCCACATGCCGTGATCCACGGCCCCGTGCCTGCCTACCCCCATCTCTATGTGCCAGTGCTGCCCTACGGCTACGTCAAGCACCATGGTCCTGTCCTCCACGGATAG